Genomic window (Staphylococcus debuckii):
CGTAAAGAACGCAGTAAAAAACAATTAGAAAAATTATACGATCAATTAAACCAAGACCAACAACATATGTATCAAATCGATGTTCAAAGCGATGACGATGTGATTAACGGCTTTAAACAAATCGGCGAAGATTTAGGGAATATTGATGGCGTTTACCACTCAATCGCCTTTTCAAATGTTGAAGACTTACGCAACCGCTTTTCAGAAACATCACGCGACGGTTTCTTATTAGCGCAAGACATCAGTTCTTATTCTCTAACTATTGTAGCTCGTGAAGCGAAGAAAATTATGCCAGAAGGCGGCAGTATCGTAGCTACAACTTACATCGGCGGCGAACTTGCTATGCCGAACTACAACGTAATGGGTGTGGCAAAAGCAAGCTTAGAAGCTAATGTCCGCTACCTTGCATATGACTTAGGCCAAGAAAACATCCGTGTCAACTCTATTTCTGCGGGTCCAATTCGTACAGTCAGCGCCAAAGGTGTAGGCGACTTGAACATTATTTTAAAAGAAGTCGAAGAACGTGCGCCATTAAGACGTAACGTCGACCAAGAAGAAGTCGGTAAAACAGCGGCTTACTTATTAAGTGATTTATCAAGCGGCGTAACAGGCGAAAACATCCACGTTGATGCCGGCTTCCATGCAATCAAATAATAGTAATTGATATCTACACGGAGTTGAGACATGAGTTTGTCTCAATTCCGTTTTTTATTTGAGGAGAGATTTTTAGTTTGGGCCCTTTGAGGCGAAAGTGTCGAGGCACGCCACAATAGCCTAGACTCTTCAACTACCGCCTCGTTCCCAGAGACCCCACCCACGTCGCTCGCCACTCCGCAAATTTTTCTTTTCACCACACCTATTCAACACCTCAGGAAAAGTGTATGATATGTAACAGAGAAAATTTAATAATACATATTATAAAGTAGGTGACCTTAATGACAGGTAAAATTAATCAACAAGACAAATCCTATTCAAACAAAATCTTGACATCCTCCATGCTTGGATTCGGATTAGAGAATATGGACGTAATGTTCCTTGCATTTGCACTCTCCAGTATTATCAACGAATTCCATATCACTTCAGCAGAAGCCGGACTCATTTCGTCCATCACCAACTTCGGTATGCTTTTCGGCGGAGTAATTTTCGGCGTGCTAGCAGATAAATATGGCCGTATTCGGATATTTACTTATACGATCTTCCTATTTGCAATCGCCACAGCTTTGCTTTCAGTTGCACATAACATTTACATCGTCTACATTTTACGTTTCATCGCTGGAATGGGCGGCGGCGGTGAATTCGGCATCGGCATGGCATTAGTCGCAGAAGTCTTCGCCATGAAGAAACTAGGACGAGTCTCCTCCATCGTCGCAATCGGTGGCCAGGTCGGCGCCTTAACCGCAGCCTTGTTAGCTGCAGCTATTTTACCCTTATGGGGATGGCGCGCACTCTTCTTAATCGGCGTAATACCCGTTATCCTAGCGTTCTACATCCGTCGCAATCTTGATGAAACAGATGCTTGGAAACAAACGAAAGCACAACATACATTAGAAAAGAAAGAGAGCAGTCCCATCGTTCTTCTGTTCAATACTAAACATCAAGCACACACAACTATCGCTCTAACCATCATGTCCAGCGTGCAAGTTGCCGGCTACTTCGGATTAATGAATTGGCTGCCCTCCATTTTACAGAAACAACACGGACTGAGCGTTTCCAACTCATCATTATGGACCATCAGCACCATCATCGGTATGAGCCTTGGTATGCTCTGCTTCGGCCAAATCCTCGATAAATTCGGGGCCAAAGTATCCTACAGCATATTCTTGATTGCCTCAGCAGCCTCAGTATTCCTGTACGTCTTTGCACAAAGTGCGACAGCCTTATTAATCGGCGGTGCATTCGTAGGCTTCTTCGTAAACGGAATGTTTGCCGGCTACGGCGCAGTCATTAGCAGCTTCTACCCAACACACATCAGAAGCACCGCGAACAATGTCATCTTTAACGTCGGACGCGCAGTAG
Coding sequences:
- a CDS encoding MFS transporter translates to MTGKINQQDKSYSNKILTSSMLGFGLENMDVMFLAFALSSIINEFHITSAEAGLISSITNFGMLFGGVIFGVLADKYGRIRIFTYTIFLFAIATALLSVAHNIYIVYILRFIAGMGGGGEFGIGMALVAEVFAMKKLGRVSSIVAIGGQVGALTAALLAAAILPLWGWRALFLIGVIPVILAFYIRRNLDETDAWKQTKAQHTLEKKESSPIVLLFNTKHQAHTTIALTIMSSVQVAGYFGLMNWLPSILQKQHGLSVSNSSLWTISTIIGMSLGMLCFGQILDKFGAKVSYSIFLIASAASVFLYVFAQSATALLIGGAFVGFFVNGMFAGYGAVISSFYPTHIRSTANNVIFNVGRAVGGLSPIAIGFLMDHSGMAGTMIFLACLYMISLAMLLSLKKIPLRGKRHLEKA
- the fabI gene encoding enoyl-ACP reductase FabI, encoding MFSLEGKTYVIMGVANKRSIGFGVAKVLDQLGAKLVFTYRKERSKKQLEKLYDQLNQDQQHMYQIDVQSDDDVINGFKQIGEDLGNIDGVYHSIAFSNVEDLRNRFSETSRDGFLLAQDISSYSLTIVAREAKKIMPEGGSIVATTYIGGELAMPNYNVMGVAKASLEANVRYLAYDLGQENIRVNSISAGPIRTVSAKGVGDLNIILKEVEERAPLRRNVDQEEVGKTAAYLLSDLSSGVTGENIHVDAGFHAIK